DNA from Ictidomys tridecemlineatus isolate mIctTri1 chromosome 12, mIctTri1.hap1, whole genome shotgun sequence:
tagtgtattggcacaagtcatttttctgtttgtcaccatttccattttaaaccaacattcttggtcccaacccagggtgaaaatgatgagaacacggaggagcccttcagggtacagagccttgaaccttacaggcaggaccagcttaggaatgagctcctgcctgtcatttgtgggaggaacctacatttcagcagcaacatggggttaatctcctgggattccatccccacccagcaggtgctggatctcttgttcccaaggtaagcaccagaccaccaagcccaagtgtgtagccccctcatgcctgggtcttggggctgccatgtacctctcagggacccaaaggtttgtgatacctaatgacatagaggaccacactcatagtggaatgtcagtcccaaatgggacgagtcctggaggtgcctgccacagccttgcaaggggagtgaactccgctctcaggcagagaaagcatcctgactccagctgatccacagaggtccgtggagcagtccccacacactgggcaccactggtgtgatattggctttgtgaagaatgtAGATCTCTGCCAGAGGtgtctcaaaactcaggccttgggaaaagcacttttgggttaataaagacatgttaatttccatagtgggacagagcatcctagctgggacatagctggacaggggctttggacatggcggctcccacacccagagatatgtgggaatcagccgtttgggctcattcactgatgaacatggagaaagcacccactgtgtgaagacacgtttccagtcacgtttcataattcattgaaaaatagggtgcaaatgactgccattttgtcccttttcatgggggtcagcctcaaaccgcaggtgccatgagtacatatcctacatgtgactgcatccctgactccatggggcataagtgcacgttgtcctcttcagtgactatggtggacccctggaccaacttcaacatggaatgggcttggggtcaagagggtgggctcctgtttccagaatagggacctgcaaggtgatttgacttgggaaggctgaggaaagactgctctccccagtgtagggtcagaggttttctctggaggccgtggtgaaggcaaggccagggttttgctgactccacaccttcctccccacagtgcctcaccttccttcctggggacctgggtgaacctctactccgaggcttcccatcagcctccaggctttctgagtctgcagcagctgctatccatgtggctcctgctgggaggcttgaacctggaacaccaagcacaccacctcctggccgcaattgaagatggcaaatcaagccaggcaaagcctgagagccaggtggactgtggtgagtacctaagggtatatgaggaaaggtccgactcttgtcccactgcagggagtctgtatgcctggtgttgggctggaaattaggacaagcctttgtccattcaggaagtgaccccagtctgcaaagaggtcctgtgtgggccaagggcctgagttcttcctggcagcagagttattgtctgtctgtgggaaggtcagggcaaggcagtcatgttggcatcttttctcctctagctacaagctcagttcctgtcacggctcctaagccaaccccagagccagagccttctcccagggaaggggcagagccagagtccaggacatcaggggtctctactcggtcttccccaaggccccaatataacaagcggatgagaggcaggtgcctcattcacgtctacctggaaaaggaaaggacaacacagtataggagcatcctggtgagtcttcgagcaggggagtctcctgggagcccacagtggggaagaccgagtccacagcaaacactttggactaggcctgtcttcttgaactggagcttctggaaggtcaggaaggagagcagaaagtgagcaagagagaggcgggagagcagcagcatgccaggtctgggtgcgaatgggcctgcgtgttttggggtgtgcaggtcagaagtgcaggagtgctgggttcagaggaggtcagagaaatatcgagggtacaggccatcctctactgaccttggtattgaggaggagtatattgaaccgtggaggttgaagcacaggagttggcagtcattttcttgtgtgtgggaggggatatgttgctggttgaagggaagggagccattgtagaatgattagggtgggtaggtgtgggtcacagagaactgggggccttggaggggcccattagtgtcctagtttgcatgtatgtgaatagagatttagcggctctctctgcagaattttcctgggtgtggagtatccatcatgagactctggtgtccacttccaggggagctatgttgaaccactgcacctgctgggtccgaacctcctgacaccctagcaagcactgacactctcgagcccagcagcttccatgcctatcattaaagagtcctagtgtgtgttgtgccctggctgtcaggaccaaagcaactagggtttgtgcctggtccatacaaaaatgcagctgcatcccagaccagagcagggatatggaagaccactggaccattcctcccatcttgatgggactagagtgtgtctgtacaaagccttttggtccttattcccttgtccctgtagggcatagcaggttgaagcaaactcttgtaccaagattggactagaggctcataggaagacccccacatgatcacatgaaggcctcaggtagcagggtatcaagatggtgcccttgtgttgagagctcacttgtctctgattgtccttgagcactgtcctctgggtagctactcccaaattccctctctgatgagctttctccaaccctgctcaggtgacctgccaggacagggctccagtcatcatccgcagggccttagatgcattCTTGCTCCAGCAGGAAaacccagaaaactacgagcttctgcaaattctcttgaaccatcagagtaagtggaaccatcagagggtagggagcagtgagtcacagtgggctcacgatacctgggagccaaaacacagtgtgcattgacccaatgcccaggaagagtattgtgggacttgtgcacaaaacaaagtgtaatgatggggcataaatctgcaggttcttcatgttccccaggggctgcgGACCTGCCtaacatgtgttctttccttggcctgaggaggcattgcaaagctattatccacaaggggccaagaagagaggcttctttgtcttgtgtcaaagaagacagacaaccacagggtgcctactttggcgacctttcctgacctagttgagtacatgagaaaagcagttcaatgaagaatcatttctggtttccaatctttctattcattgcaaactgagtccacttaggaccagaggccatttctagagagaagagtgtggtagaatagaacccttcacagcttgtaaactcttcttggagagagagagagggagagagagagagagagagagagagagagagagagagagagagagagagagagagggagaagaagaagaagaaagaggaggaggaggaggaagacgaggaggaggaggacaaggatgaggaggacgaggagaaggaggacatggaggaggagaaggaggagtagaaaaatgaaaataagttgaaggaggagaccatgaataagaaggtcaagatgactttaagaagaagcatgaggagaagatgaagaagaacaagaacaagaaggagaaacacaagccgaacaagaagtataacaataaattgattaaaaatgtgaatgagaattatactcatgaggagaaaatgcagaagtggggaactcaagagaaatatatatctctggatggcacagccctgctgtggacatcctccacctacactcaacacacctccaaaccatacccctccaattagtgtagccctgtatgagtggatgaatccactggcaaggtggaggcacccaccatcaagtgcttttccccaaacccacctgtgatcattgctgcagtggggagaaaaccttgaacacatgagtcttggGGGACCAATCTATATACAAAGtgtagctgtttgtctttggtgggtccagcgtgaactaagagggtctggggtacaaggggctatttccttgaaaggtgttcctgtaggggacctcctgtgcatagagggtcctcagggaggaatcagtggggagtctttggtgcaacagtagctggattcgggggctctcaggtctgtgtgtgagacctgagctggcagaggctctcagttgtgggggatgttgggtagtgtattccttgagtgtcacctaccacgcctctgcccctgcctctccagagctgaggatccctgcagatggaaacgtatattacgccctggatggcagagtggattataactttcttcttcgggaaacagctgccagcaagttgtttaaagtcaagccaaaggaggtaaacagccaccttcttcagtctttactcctggtgccactccacatcctccaagggaacaagaacctcaggttctggatggatgttgtagaatgcccacagggccaatgccaggctgggtggggtgcaggtgctgggctttgctgatgttgtcatcccccacagttcttggagccttctgtggcagtggcatccaggatcccagcagctgtgagcagcagctctgcggtggctgcaggaccattgccccaggcctcccaaaccaatgagtggtgcatgagaaaagtcGCCAGTAGCAGCttctcactgcttcactccagcgagcaggtggaagacagccgctttgtccacgtcctcctagagggacagagcctgagggagacaaagcgcatcctggtaagcccgacagcagggctgcctcctgggtgtccacacagtggaaggcaggagacacagctaaccctggggctgtggtgggaaattaagaagagagaggtcagtcttaagggcttgacctgaagggggagagcctcagcatgcccagctgcagcggtgagtgggcctgtgcattgtgggtttggcaggccagaagtgcagacgaaagtgctgtggacagatgaaggcagagatatgtccagggtgcaggctgcagtgcctagaacttggtattctcaatgagtgaggttggagcagaggaactggcagtgacttgtcacacgtgtaggagggggtgtgttcctggtggcaggaaagagaacctccttagcatgactaggtgtggaaatgtggggtcgggatcacctggggggtcatgccacagcttcggaatgtcagtctttgcatgtatgtaaatacagaactaaaggggttcttggcagaatttctatggatgtgcagtagacacgctaatgctgcaggtgtccagctgcagaggagacatgttcagtgactgccagtgctgagtcaagtacatcattagaaccagacccgcaccgagcttccagagcccagggcctctccaggctatcatgaagcactcaagtgcacactcttgtatctgagtctgttttgtgtagtggcagtcaggaccaaaattttcagtgcatctgcctcttccacccacaaaggcagcctgcatcccagagcacacttggtgcacagatccctggcccattgctgtcatctcagtgagatgagagtgtgtctgcgcataggcagtttggtcctttgacctgagtggaatgtggctccccagggagaggggagatggcaggtacaggcagatatttgtaccaggattgttctagtagcacgttgcaagaacccaggcgGTATATGGAGgacacactcaggtagcaggataacaagattgtgcccttgtatatgtagctgagatttctcctgaatgtttgaccacagtcttctgggtagctcctctaaaatccattctctgatgacatttgtcccaccctgatctaggtgacgtgtcaggagagggtgacaagcctcatccgcagggccttggaccaaaatttgttgcagcatgaggatgtgg
Protein-coding regions in this window:
- the LOC144369277 gene encoding uncharacterized protein LOC144369277 isoform X2, which encodes MRFDPLFPEKFHTEGENDENTEEPFRVQSLEPYRQDQLRNELLPVICGRNLHFSSNMGLISWDSIPTQQVLDLLFPSASPSFLGTWVNLYSEASHQPPGFLSLQQLLSMWLLLGGLNLEHQAHHLLAAIEDGKSSQAKPESQVDCATSSVPVTAPKPTPEPEPSPREGAEPESRTSGVSTRSSPRPQYNKRMRGRCLIHVYLEKERTTQYRSILVTCQDRAPVIIRRALDAFLLQQENPENYELLQILLNHQKLRIPADGNVYYALDGRVDYNFLLRETAASKLFKVKPKEFLEPSVAVASRIPAAVSSSSAVAAGPLPQASQTNEWCMRKVASSSFSLLHSSEQVEDSRFVHVLLEGQSLRETKRILVTCQERVTSLIRRALDQNLLQHEDVDNFELLRMMSLHDKIKVPDHSLMYLSMNPQIKYYFIVRKRREVKGKEFSESTCKSSRPLSHKQVGDTCLIRVHIETQSTKMAKTVLVTCHDRAPVVIRRALELYLLTQEKPEEYELGQIISHRQRRHCRQTLLCSWECRLLLHLEGSIHESFPEDMRRESEPLVTCRFLALPMG
- the LOC144369277 gene encoding uncharacterized protein LOC144369277 isoform X1, with the protein product MRFDPLFPEKFHTEGENDENTEEPFRVQSLEPYRQDQLRNELLPVICGRNLHFSSNMGLISWDSIPTQQVLDLLFPSASPSFLGTWVNLYSEASHQPPGFLSLQQLLSMWLLLGGLNLEHQAHHLLAAIEDGKSSQAKPESQVDCATSSVPVTAPKPTPEPEPSPREGAEPESRTSGVSTRSSPRPQYNKRMRGRCLIHVYLEKERTTQYRSILVTCQDRAPVIIRRALDAFLLQQENPENYELLQILLNHQKLRIPADGNVYYALDGRVDYNFLLRETAASKLFKVKPKEFLEPSVAVASRIPAAVSSSSAVAAGPLPQASQTNEWCMRKVASSSFSLLHSSEQVEDSRFVHVLLEGQSLRETKRILVTCQERVTSLIRRALDQNLLQHEDVDNFELLRMMSLHDKIKVPDHSLMYLSMNPQIKYYFIVRKRREVKGKEFSESTCKSSRPLSHKQVGDTCLIRVHIETQSTKMAKTVLVTCHDRAPVVIRRALELYLLTQEKPEEYELGQIISHRQKLRIPAQANVFYAKNPHTKPNFVLRKRSLSQKNDEWIQPQPPSRPAKKKAAALLRMLAKPFCCCVPGRG